CAATAAATCAATGCGCTTTAAATCCTTTAAGACCGCTGTGTCATACCAATCAACACCTGAGATATGAGCTTTAAGTTGTGCAACTCTAATCTCAACACCACGTACTTTGTGCTCTTTTAAGACTCCACGAGTTATATCTGCAAATTCGCCTGAGTGATCAATACTTATTACCTTCTTTGCCCCAGCCTTGGCGACTACTAATGTGGAAACTCCTGAACCAAGTTCAACAACTAATTTCGGATTGTGTGTGCGAACTAGCTGAGCCAGAGTTAACAAAAGATCTGGAGAGGCTGCCCAGCTACGCGTTGGTGGAACTGGTGCGCTAAATTTTAAAAGGGATAACAATTGTTGCATTGCCTCACTCTGGCGATAGGACTGCCAAACTTCGGCCTTTAGCTCCTTGGTGGATGCAGCAATCTCTCGTGTAGTTCGCTCAGATCGTGAACTGACCTTTTGATGCAGAGCACGTAGTGAGCGGATGCAATAGGCAATACCTAGTGCGATGATGATTAGCAGTACGAGCGAGAGAAGTTTCACCTAGTAAGTCTAAGTGCGAGGCAGGTGAACTTCAATTGCCAAGCCACCGAGTTCGCTCTTGCGAAGAGTAAATGTCCCCTTATGTCTTTCAATAACTGCATTCATGATGCTCATACCCAGTCCCGTGCCGCCAGTATCTCGGGAGCGAGATCTATCAAAGCGCTTTAAGCCTCGGATTTTCTCTCCATAGGATTCAGGTGGTAAGCCCGGACCACTGTCTTCAATAATGATTGTGATCTGCTTTTCGGCCTTAACACTTACTCGTACTGAGGTGCTTGCGGGTGTGTGTAAGCGAATATTGGTGAGAGCGTTTTGGATAAAGCGCTGTAAATACTTTTCAGAACCAACTAATACGGCACTCTCATCAATCTGAGTGGTAACTGGATGAGTGGGTGCTATTTCTTTAAAGTCAGAGACGCTCTCACGTACTAACTGGGCAATATCAATACTCTCGAACTCAATGTTTCCTTCTTCTCCCAGCTGGGCCAACATCAATAAATCACCAATGAGGAAATCCATTCGCTTTAGCTCGCTGTTGAGTCGCTCAAATGCTGCACTCTCTCGCTCTGGATCTAACTGCTTGCCTTTGAGAAGTTCGGCATATCCCTTCACGACAGTCATTGGCGTGCGCAGTTCATGGGCAGCATCACCTATGAACTCTTGCATCTTCTGCCTTTGCGCCCGCTCTTGTGCCAAGGCCCCAGAACGAGATAACAGTGATGTTGCAATTGATGCCAGGATGTTTGCAAGAATGATGAAAATGAGAAGTCGCCAGAGATTGATATCGAGTGATCGATTGATATCCACTAATGATCCAACGACTATTAACTTATCCCCTTCAGGGATTGGAATAGTTCGAACTCGAAGATCTGGTCCCTCTAATGGTGTGCCAACAGATTGACGTAAAACAGTTACTTCACCACTTGGAGTTGCAAAACCTAAAGTTAAGTCAAGATTATTTTGCTCGATACTGAGCAGGGCGATGCTGACTGCATCCATCGGATTTACTCGAATATCACTTTCAACTTGATTGAGACGTTTATCAATCATGGCAATCTCACTGCGATATGTGCTCACAACAGCAAAGCCACCAATAAGAATTGAGAGGACCGAAGTCACAAGAGCAGTTGAGATAAGTTGCCGAGTTCTTATTTTCATGAAGACTATTTAGGCTCCTGGATTTGAAATCCCACGCCGCGAACCGTCTTAATACCTTCAAAGCCATCTCGGTGCAGTTTCTTGCGAAGGTATGAAATATAGGTATCCACAACCGTGCTTTCGGATTCGAAAGTGATTCCCCAGACTTCATCCAGCAAGAGATTCTTGCTGAGCACTCTGCCCTTTTTCTCTATCAATATCTGTAATAAGCGGTACTCGGTCGGTGAAAGGTCTATTTCTTCACCATTAAAGCTCACTAAATGCTGATCGTCATCGATTGAGATTGGTCCACATGAGAGTAGAGCAGGAGTATCAACATTTTTAGCTGAGCGGCGCAGAATCGCTTTAATGCGCAGAATCAACTCTTCAATTCCAAATGGCTTAACAACATAATCATCGGCACCAATTTTTAGTCCCCGCGTGATGTCGGCTTTATCTTCCCGCGCCGTGAGCATAAGGACTGGGGTTAAATCATTGGTGCTTCGCAAGCGCTCAACTAATTCAAATCCATCCATTAACGGCATATTGATGTCAATAACTAAGAGATCTGGCTTGTGAGTGCGCAAAAGCGTTAACGCAGACATTCCATCTGTGGCTTCGACGGTCTCAAAGCCGGCAATGCGCAAGGTGTCATTAAGGAGTGCTCGGACCCCCGGCTCATCATCAACGATCATAATTAACTGTGCCATAGGGCCACTCTTGCATGATGGGGCTATAAATCCAATAATTTTTCACTCTTCGAGGCCATTTCACAGAATAATCACAACAGTTGGATGCATCATTTAGGCATGAGACTCCGAGGGATAGCACTAGTTGTCATCTCGCTGACCCTCCTCTTTTCATCCAGCATTAATGCATCAGCTGAACCAACGCCTTCACCTTCACCTTCACCTGATTATCAGATTTTAATGAATCAATACAGATTAGATTTAGATCGATACCGTGATTTAGTGCAGGCTCGTGAAAAAGCACGCTCACAAATTAATCGCACATTTATGGTTGCCGTTAATGATGCAAACCATGAGGCTCGTATGACAATGAAAGTAGCGAAAACGGCTGCCATTAAAAATGAAATTCTTTCTAAACAAAAAATCGCTGTTACTGCAGCAAGTGTTGCTCGTGATGCCGCAATAGCTGCACTCGGTGCCCTACCAACTCCGCCTGTAAAGCCAATAAAGCCAGTTGAAATGGGAACGCTCAATAAAATGAAAAATAAGAAATCTTCTCCTTCTCCAACACGATAAAGAATTTACTCAACATCACTTTTCACTAAGTGAGATGTAACATTGAGTGACCGCCCTTATGCATTAAATCGTTATAAAAGCGAGACATTGCTGACCTCAGTTTCAGTCTTCTTGCATTGCTTGGGTTCATCAGATTCGCATAAGTTCACCTCATGAAATCTGCACCGTGGTGGAAAGAAGCCACGATTTATCAGATCTACCCACGCTCATTCTTTGATAGTAATGGCGATGGCGAGGGAGATCTGCCTGGAGTTACTAGCCAACTGGACTATGTGAAGAGCTTGGGTGTGGATGCAATTTGGTTGAGCCCTTTCTATACATCCCCTAACAAAGATGGTGGTTATGACGTTGCTAATCCCCGCGATGTTGACCCTCGATTTGGAAATCTTGAAGATGCGAAAGAGTTAATAGCACAAGCTCATAAGCGCAATTTGCGAGTAATTGCAGATATTGTTCCCAATCATTTCTCCGACCAACATGAATGGTTCCAAGCAGCATTGAAAGCTGGTCGAGGTTCGAAAGAGCGTGAGCGATTCCATTTCTATGATGCAAATGAAGATGGAACTCCCCCCAACAACTGGATCTCACTCTTTGGTGGTCCATCCTGGACCCAAGTGGCAGATGGTCAGTTCTACTTACATCTCTTTGATTCTTCTCAACCAGATTTGAATTGGGAGAATCCTGAAGTAAATGCTGACTTTGAAAAGACTCTGCGTTTTTGGATTGATTTAGGCGTAGATGGATTCAGAATTGATGTGGCCCATGGGTTGATAAAAGAAGACGTATTGACGAATCACTCTGATCCGCAAGGGTTGAGTAACGCATTGCGCCTTGATGTGGCAATGGATTCTGAAGTACGCAACGCACTCTTGCTTACAGTGCCATATTTTGATCGCCAAGGCGTGCATGAGATTTATAGAAAATGGCGCAAACTATTTGACTCATATGTAGGCCGCGAGATCATGGCAGTTGCAGAGGCTTGGGTTCATCCACCAGTAAATGCAACACGTTATGTCCGAGCAGATGAACTCCATCAAGTCTTTAACTTCGATTTACTCACAGCTGAATTTGATTCAAAGGTTCTATTTGATGTTGTAGAGAGATCTATTTCTCTTAATGCCACGGTCAATGCCCTGCCCACATGGGCTTTAAGCAATCATGACTCACCACGTGTTGCTAGCCGTATTGGTGAAGAACAAGCACGCGCACTTGCATTATTTGTTTTTGGTCTGCCTGGCTCTGCCTATGTTTTTGCTGGCCAAGAACTGGGATTACCTGATGGGCAATTACAGGATTCAGATAGACAAGACCCAACATTTCTTAGAACCAATGGGCAGATTAAAGGTAGAGATGGTGCACGTGTGCCATTGCCATGGAGCGGAAACACAACTCCGTTTGGATTTAGTACTGGAAAACCATGGCTCCCAATTTCACAGTGTTGGAGGGATCTAACAGTTGAGAGTGAGCTGGCTGATCCAAAGAGTTCACTTCATTTGTATAGAAATGCCTTAGAGCTGCGTAAAGAGTTCTTAGTTGGAGCAGGTGGAATTGCTTGGCTTGAATCCTCCCAACACGGTGCTAAAAACGATTCTTTGCTCTCATATTCCAGAGGATCTATCACAGTGGTCATGAATCTTTCAGATTCTGCCAAAGAGTGTGATGCATCCGGCAAACTGATAATCGTCAGCGGGGGCACAGTTGATGCTCGAGATGGAAAAAAGGTAATTCCAGCACGTTCAACAGCTTGGTTCTTGGCTTAACTAAATTACTTCTTTGCCTCTTAATGTTTCTCGATTGTAATCTTTACTTTTTTCATGAATCTTACGGATTTGAATATCAAAGCTCTTCATTGCAGCATCAAACGCGGCAAGATCATTGAATTCACTTGCCTCTGCTCGAAGCAGCGGCCCTGAACCATGAGAAGTCAGTATCACTCGGTGTGAGTGCTTACCTAAGCGTGGATTGGATTCATGAAGTATCTCTACTTCAACGCGGTCAATGACCACACCAAAGCGCTCCATGGAATTTAATTTCTCTTCTGCGATATCTCTAAAGTCTTCGGCAAGTTCGGCATTACGTGCATGAATTTGTATCTTCATGTTTATAAGGGTAGTACTAGAACCGCCAATGTCGCTACGAAAGCTAGAAGAAAAGATTTCCCAAGAATCTTTAACGCTGTGGCTCGATCTGCTGCTTTGTCTTGTGGGTCACTCACTCGGGAGAGATCACCGAGTTTGCCGAAATTGAACGTGCCAGCAAAACCATAAGCCAAACAGAACTTACTGCGCGATTGAACAAAGCCCACCGCTGCAACCATTAAGGGTAGAAATATTCCTACTCGTGCACCAGTTGGAGCACTAACTGAAATCAGTCCAATCAAAGATGATATGGAAAGAAATAAACCAACTACAGCAACAAATTGCCTTCTACGAATCTCTTTCTGTCCAATGTTGCATGTTCCTGCTACGTAGGTTGAATCAGACATCTTCAAACTCATCTTCGTCGATCCACGTATCTGCCGCAGTATCTTCTTGGTGTTCTATCCATGAAAGAAATGAGCCCACGGCGCGAAAAGCCAACACGGCAACAGTTACTGCTGCAATGACTCGACGAAAGGCTTTGATCATGAGACAAAAATACTCTCTATTGGGATTTCCCGCGCTAGATAGCGTTCAGGGCCCTAGTTATGTCGTCCCAAATGTCATCAACGTGCTCACAGCCCACTGATAGGCGAATGAGCTGCTCTGGAACAGTTGGAGATTCAATTGGCCAGCGGCGTCTGCGCTCCCATAGTGACTCAACTCCACCCAAAGATGTGGCATGGGCAATCATTGTTGATGATTCACAGACTTTTTGGGTTTGTTCTGCAGTTCCATCAACTTCAAAAGAAACAATGGCACCAAAACCTGGATAGCGAACACGTGAGATTTTTGGATGACTCGTGAGTCGTTTTACTAACTCCTTGGCACTCTCTTGTGACTTATTAAAGCGCAGCGGGAATGTGCGCAATCCACGCAGTGCAAGCCAAGCTTCAAATGGACCTGGGATAGAGCCATTAAAACTACGTGAATCATGCAGACGCTTAAATAGAGCAGGATCACTAATTGAGAGTGATCCCATCAAAACATCACTATGGCCAGATAAGAACTTAGTAACAGAGTGCATAGCAATGTCAGCGCCCATCGCCAAAGGATTTTGCACAAGTGGAGTTGCGAAGGTGTTATCTACAGCAACACCTATTCCTAATTTCTTAGCGGCGGTAATCAAGGCAGGAAGATCAGCCACATCTAAACATGGATTTGTTGGTGACTCTAACCAAACCAGAGCTGCGCCCTTCATTGCATCAATTACTTCTTGAGTATTGACCACATCTACGAATCTAACTTCTAGGCGACCACTTGTGTGAAAAGAATTCAGCAAACTCATCACACCGCTATAGCCTTGATTTGAAGCCACGATTGGTGCACCCATTGGAAGAATTGAAAAGACCGCACTAATTGCTGCCATGCCAGAAGAAAACGTAAGAGTTTGTCCACCCTCTAACTCACTAATTGCATCCTCTAACGATGTCCATGTTTGGTTTCCATAACGGCCATAACCAATAGGGCCACCAGAGTGAAAAGTTGATGTTAAATCAATTGAAGGATTCAGTGGTGCATCTGGTGTGACTGCTGGACGTCCTGCAGTAATTGCGCTGGTTTCAATCTTTTTGCTCATCTGCTAATCCTATGCCGATGCTTCAAGCACTGCCATTGCAGCGTTGTGGCCTGGAATGCCACTGACTCCGCCGCCACGGATTGCACCTGCCCCGCAGATAAATACGCGTGGATCATCAGTTTCCACTCCCCAACGTGTTTGCTGGCTGTCTTCACCGAATGGAAAACTCAAATCCTTATGGAAGATATTGCCACGCGGTAGGCCAACATCGCCCTCAATATCTAGCGGTGACTTAACTTCAATTGCTGCAATGACATTCTCAAGTGGTTCTACTAAATATTGATTAAGTGAGGCTAGAGCGGCTTTAAGTGCAGCAGCTTTAGCCATTTCATTATCAGTATCAAAGAGTGCAGCAGGTGTGTGCAAACCAAAAACCGTCAGCGTCTGATATCCCTGTGCCTGCAGATCCGGGCTAAGAATTGATGGATCAGTGAGCGTGTGGCAATACATTTCAATAGGAAGCATTTCTGGCACAGTGCCACCCTTTGCTTGCAGATATGTTGATTCACACTGCGCAAAAGATTCTTGGGCATGAAAAGTTCCAGCAAAAGCTAATCGTGGATCTATTCCAGATTTTAGTTGAGGCAGAGATTTCAGCAAAATATTGATTTTCATCTGCGAACCTTCAAGACTTGCAGGTGGAGTCTTTCCTCGCAGTCGAGCCAAAACTTGTGGTGCTGCATTGCTCAATACAAAGCTAGAGGTAACCGTAGTTCCATCTTCTAACGTGAGAGTTGCATTTTCTGTATCTGTTGCTACAGATTTAACTCGTGCGTTAACTTTAATCTCAACACCAGCTGCAGTTGCCACACGCACTAACTCTTTGACAAGTGCACCCATTCCACCGCGTGGAACTTTCCACTCACCAGTTCCGTTTCCGATCAAGTGATATAAAAAGCAGATGTTG
This DNA window, taken from Candidatus Planktophila vernalis, encodes the following:
- a CDS encoding response regulator transcription factor; this translates as MAQLIMIVDDEPGVRALLNDTLRIAGFETVEATDGMSALTLLRTHKPDLLVIDINMPLMDGFELVERLRSTNDLTPVLMLTAREDKADITRGLKIGADDYVVKPFGIEELILRIKAILRRSAKNVDTPALLSCGPISIDDDQHLVSFNGEEIDLSPTEYRLLQILIEKKGRVLSKNLLLDEVWGITFESESTVVDTYISYLRKKLHRDGFEGIKTVRGVGFQIQEPK
- a CDS encoding sensor histidine kinase, whose amino-acid sequence is MKIRTRQLISTALVTSVLSILIGGFAVVSTYRSEIAMIDKRLNQVESDIRVNPMDAVSIALLSIEQNNLDLTLGFATPSGEVTVLRQSVGTPLEGPDLRVRTIPIPEGDKLIVVGSLVDINRSLDINLWRLLIFIILANILASIATSLLSRSGALAQERAQRQKMQEFIGDAAHELRTPMTVVKGYAELLKGKQLDPERESAAFERLNSELKRMDFLIGDLLMLAQLGEEGNIEFESIDIAQLVRESVSDFKEIAPTHPVTTQIDESAVLVGSEKYLQRFIQNALTNIRLHTPASTSVRVSVKAEKQITIIIEDSGPGLPPESYGEKIRGLKRFDRSRSRDTGGTGLGMSIMNAVIERHKGTFTLRKSELGGLAIEVHLPRT
- a CDS encoding trans-sulfuration enzyme family protein, yielding MSKKIETSAITAGRPAVTPDAPLNPSIDLTSTFHSGGPIGYGRYGNQTWTSLEDAISELEGGQTLTFSSGMAAISAVFSILPMGAPIVASNQGYSGVMSLLNSFHTSGRLEVRFVDVVNTQEVIDAMKGAALVWLESPTNPCLDVADLPALITAAKKLGIGVAVDNTFATPLVQNPLAMGADIAMHSVTKFLSGHSDVLMGSLSISDPALFKRLHDSRSFNGSIPGPFEAWLALRGLRTFPLRFNKSQESAKELVKRLTSHPKISRVRYPGFGAIVSFEVDGTAEQTQKVCESSTMIAHATSLGGVESLWERRRRWPIESPTVPEQLIRLSVGCEHVDDIWDDITRALNAI
- a CDS encoding phytoene desaturase family protein → MTHYDVAIIGGGHNGLVAATYLAKAGKSVVILEANAEVGGATTSVRAFPEYDAMLSRYSYMISLLPDQIVSDLGLDFECISRTVSSYTPYSRNGKDSGLYVARHWDKETEDSFNELDPSGAEWAAWQDFYNEIAEFAVKIAPSMLQPLKSRSELKAEINMPEVWDYLMERPIGEVIEERFKDDLVRGVVLTDALIGTFSSAFEMQANICFLYHLIGNGTGEWKVPRGGMGALVKELVRVATAAGVEIKVNARVKSVATDTENATLTLEDGTTVTSSFVLSNAAPQVLARLRGKTPPASLEGSQMKINILLKSLPQLKSGIDPRLAFAGTFHAQESFAQCESTYLQAKGGTVPEMLPIEMYCHTLTDPSILSPDLQAQGYQTLTVFGLHTPAALFDTDNEMAKAAALKAALASLNQYLVEPLENVIAAIEVKSPLDIEGDVGLPRGNIFHKDLSFPFGEDSQQTRWGVETDDPRVFICGAGAIRGGGVSGIPGHNAAMAVLEASA
- a CDS encoding glycoside hydrolase family 13 protein, with product MKSAPWWKEATIYQIYPRSFFDSNGDGEGDLPGVTSQLDYVKSLGVDAIWLSPFYTSPNKDGGYDVANPRDVDPRFGNLEDAKELIAQAHKRNLRVIADIVPNHFSDQHEWFQAALKAGRGSKERERFHFYDANEDGTPPNNWISLFGGPSWTQVADGQFYLHLFDSSQPDLNWENPEVNADFEKTLRFWIDLGVDGFRIDVAHGLIKEDVLTNHSDPQGLSNALRLDVAMDSEVRNALLLTVPYFDRQGVHEIYRKWRKLFDSYVGREIMAVAEAWVHPPVNATRYVRADELHQVFNFDLLTAEFDSKVLFDVVERSISLNATVNALPTWALSNHDSPRVASRIGEEQARALALFVFGLPGSAYVFAGQELGLPDGQLQDSDRQDPTFLRTNGQIKGRDGARVPLPWSGNTTPFGFSTGKPWLPISQCWRDLTVESELADPKSSLHLYRNALELRKEFLVGAGGIAWLESSQHGAKNDSLLSYSRGSITVVMNLSDSAKECDASGKLIIVSGGTVDARDGKKVIPARSTAWFLA
- the hpf gene encoding ribosome hibernation-promoting factor, HPF/YfiA family encodes the protein MKIQIHARNAELAEDFRDIAEEKLNSMERFGVVIDRVEVEILHESNPRLGKHSHRVILTSHGSGPLLRAEASEFNDLAAFDAAMKSFDIQIRKIHEKSKDYNRETLRGKEVI
- a CDS encoding class I SAM-dependent methyltransferase, giving the protein MKLLSLVLLIIIALGIAYCIRSLRALHQKVSSRSERTTREIAASTKELKAEVWQSYRQSEAMQQLLSLLKFSAPVPPTRSWAASPDLLLTLAQLVRTHNPKLVVELGSGVSTLVVAKAGAKKVISIDHSGEFADITRGVLKEHKVRGVEIRVAQLKAHISGVDWYDTAVLKDLKRIDLLIVDGPPGSKNPEARMPARAEFIAKLSPKAVIVIDDVNREGERKLAESFAKALPNHVLTIYPHEKGTAVISPK